The Vulcanimicrobium alpinum sequence GCGCGCGCACGTGTTCGCGCGCGAGCGCGAACCACGCCGCGACGTCGTCGTCGCCGATCGCATCGAGCCCGTGCGTGCCGTGCACCGCGTCGACGGCCTGCGCGAGCAGGACGTCGCACACCGCCTGCGCGCCCGCGTCGGAATGCGCGGCGCTTCCGGCGCCGTCGGAGACGACGCAGACCAGTACGTCACCGCCCGGAACGGCGACGACGCGGCACGCGGAGCGATCCTGACACGGCGTCTCCGCGTCGAGGTGCGACGTGCCGGCGGCGAAGCCGTCGACGAATCGCCAGCTCACGTCTGGGTCGTCGTCCACCCCAGCGGTTCGAGCTTCACCTTGTCGCCGACCGACGAGCGCGAGACGGTGCGCATCGACTTCGAGAGCCACACGAACAGGTCGCGGAATCGCATGCCGTCGAGTTTCACCGGCGGCCGCTTCGGCGGCGCGATCTGCGCGAGCTTCGTCATGTTGGCGTTGTTGACGCCGACGGCATAGAACGAGAAGGCACCCCGCTCTTCGCCGGCGCGTACCTCTTGCGCCGCGGCGAGATAATCGTCGGTCGGCTCGCCGTCGGTGATGAGGAAGATCCACGGCCGGTAGTACGCGATGCCGTTGGTGCGGTACGACTCTTTGCGCGCGGCGAGCCGTCCGAGCGCGTCGCGGATCGCGGCGCCCATCGGCGTCAGCCCGCCGGCGGCGAGCGCCGGGGGTTCGAACGAACCGGCGTCGGCGAAATCGGCGAGCAGCTGCGCGCCGTCGCCGAAGGTGACGACCGCGATCTCGACCCGTTTCGAAGCCAGCGGATCGGCGGCGAGCTCATCCTTGAACGAGCGCAGTCCGAGCGTGAGCTGGGCGATCGGCTCGCCCTGCATCGAGCCCGACGTGTCGAGCAGCAGGATGCACGCGCAGCGCGGCTCCGGATTTTCGGCGAACTCGACGCTGGAAAACCCGGTCGTCGTGACCGGCGCGTCGTCAACGTACGGGGTCTGGGTGGTCTGTTGCATGCGAAACCTCGGTCAGGGTACCCACACCATCGCGCCGCGAGTCGAGGTTGTGCGGTGATCGGGCGCACCGGACGAGGTCCCGGTGCGCCCCCGCGGTCAGACTCGGGCGCCGCGCCCGGTGACGATGTTGAACACGAGCAGAACGAGTGCCACGACCAACAGCAAGTGGATCAAGCTGCCTCCGATGTGGATCGCGAACCCGAGCAACCAGAGAACGAAGAGCACCACGATGATCGTCCAGAGCAAACCAGCCATACCTGCGTCTCCCACCTTTCGCGCATCGCCTTCCGTTTGCCGGAAAGCCCGCGGACGCTACGTGCCCGGAAGGTGCTCCGGGAAAACGTCGGGCGGGGGAGAGAGCGGGCGCTTAGAGTTCGGCGGCGGCGGTTTGCAGCGTGGCGAACGCGGCCGCGACGTCGTCGCTGAGCGCGAGCGCCGCCGACCACTCACCCCCGGCGACGGCACGCTCCACACGCAGCGCGGCCTCGGAGAGCCGCTCGGCGCCGACGTTGGCGCACATCCCTTTGAGCTGGTGGGCGCGCGATGCGGCGGACTCGGTGTTGCGCGCGTCGAGGGCGGCGGCGAGCGCGTCGATCGCCGAGGCGGCGTCTTCGACGACGATGCGCACGAGCTCGCCGTTCATCTCGGGATCGCCGCCGGTGATGTCGTCCAGACGCGCGTAGTTGAGATCCGGCAGGTGCATCATCTGCGCGCCAGTGCGACTTCGACCGGATCGTCGGCGAACTGCTCTTTGATCGTGAGGATGCGCGGCCGTATTTCGAAGAACAGCGCGACCAGCTTCGGATCGAACGAGAGGCCCGCGAGGCGCTGGATCTCCGCGAACGCGCGCTCGACCGTCCACGCGTACTTGTAGGGGCGGTCCGACGTGAGCGCGTCGAACACGTCGCTGACCGCGCACACGCGCGCGCTCAGCGGGATCGACTCGCCTCGAATCCCGTTCGGATAGCCCGACCCGTCCCATTTTTCGTGGTGGCCGAGCGCGATGTCGGCCGCCATCTGCAGCACCTTCGAGTTGCTGCCTTTGAGGATGTCGTAGCCGGCCTCCGCGTGGTGACGCATGATGTCCATCTCGGCCGCGGTGAGGCGGCCGGGCTTGAGCAAGATGCTGTCGGGGATCGCGACCTTGCCGATGTCGTGCATCGGCGTCGCCAGCAGCAGTTGGCGCTGCTCCTCGGCGTTCATCCCTAGCGCCTGCCCCATCGCGGCGGCGTAGTGGCCGAGGCGGACGATGTGCTGGCCCGTCGTCTCGTCGCGGAACTCCGCGGCGCGCATGAGCCGGTGGATGGTCTCCTCCTCGCGCGCGGTGATGTCGGCAACCGCGCGTGCGATGTCTTCCTTGAGCGAGTGCGCGTGCGCCTGGAGTTTCCGGCGGCTCTCGCGCAGCGCGAGCAGGTTGCGCGCGCGCGCCTGCAGTTCCACCGGATCGGTCGGCTTCTTCAAGAAGTCGGTCGCGCCGAGTTCGAGCGCGCGATTTTTCACGCTGCGGTCGAAATCGCCGGTGATCATGATGATCGGCGTTTCGCTCTCGGGACGCATGATCCGATACTGCTGGATGAACTCGATCCCGTTCGGCGTCGGCATGCGGTAGTCGATCACGAGCAGATCGGGCTCGGTGACTTCGCACCACGCCAGCGCGTCGGCGGATGAGGTGAAGGAGCGCGTCTGGATCCCCGCGATGCGCGCCAGCACGTGTTCGTAGATCAGCAGGTTGGCGCGGACGTCGTCGACGAGGGCAGCGATCACGATGCGGTTGCCTCAACCGGATCGACATGCGGCAGCCACTGCTCGAGCAGGTCCTTGAGTGCTTCCGACTGCAGGGGTTTGGCGAGATACGCGTCCATCCCGGCATCGAAACAGGCGCGGCGATCGCGTTCGAGCGCGTTCGCGGTGAGCGCGACGATCGTGATATGCCGTCCCGTCTCGACTTCGTGTTCGCGGATGCGGCGCGTCGCGGTGTAGCCGTCCATCACCGGCATCTGGCAGTCCATCAGCACCAGGTCGTAGCTGTTCGATTTGACGGCCTCGACCGCTTCGCTCCCGTCGTTGACGACGTCGACGGCGTAACCAAGCCGCTGGACCTGCAGCGTCGCGACGCGCTGGTTCGTCGGCGTGTCTTCGGCGAGCAGGATGCGCGCGCGTCCCGACGGCCGGGGCAACGCGGCCGGCGTCGGCGGCGGAAGGGCGCCGGCGGGGAGCGCGGCGATGCGGCGTTCGCTCATCACCGACGAGATGAGGTCGTGGAGGTCGGAGGGTGCGATCGGCTTGACGAGATACGCGGCGCAGCCGGCGGCGGATGCCTGTTCGCGACGCGTCGCGGCGTCGTACGCCGTCATCATGATCGTTGCGGGCTCGCCGCTGCGCGGCTCGTCGCGGATCATCTGCACCAGTCCCAGCCCGTCGATCCGCGGCAGGACGCAGTCGATCAGCACGATGTCGAACGGCCGCGCTTCGCCGGTCGCGTCGATGAGCGCGGTAAGCGCCGCCGGCGCGCTCGAGACGTGACGCACGGAGAAGCCCCACGACGACGCATACCGCTGCAGCACGTCGCGGATCTCCGGATCGTCGTCGACGATGAGCAGACGGCCGCGCTGTTTGGGCGCAAGAGGGATGCCCTCTCCGGCGAGCGCGTTGCGGAAGCGCGCGGTAAAGGTGAACGTCGAGCCTTTCCCTTCGGTGCTTTGGAGGCTGATGCGTCCGCCCATGAGCTCGACGAGGCGGCGCGAGATCGATAGGCCGAGCCCGGTGCCGCCGAATCGTCGCGTGGTCGAGCCGTCGGCCTGCACGAACGGCTGGAAAAGCCGTCCCTGCGCCTCTTCGGAAATTCCGAGACCGGTGTCGGCGACGGAGAAGCGCAGGACGAGCGCGTCGTCGCTGGCGCTCTCGACCGAGGCGCGGATCGTGATCGATCCGCGCTCGGTGAACTTCACCGCGTTGGCGACGAGGTTCAGGAGAATCTGGCGCAGGCGGGCGGGATCGCCGCTGATCCGTGCGGGGATGCGCGGCGAAATCTTCAGCGAGATCGCCAGACCCTTCTGCTTCGCCGACATGTTCAGCAGCGCGACGACCGACTCGATCACGTGCGCGACCTCGAAGTCGACCGCTTCCAGATCGACTCGGCCCGCTTCGAGCTTCGAGAAGTCGAGGATGTCGTTGATGATGACCATCAGCGAGTCGGCCGACTCCTTGACGGTCGTCGCGAACTCGCGCTGATCCTCGGTGAGATCGGTGTGCAGCAGGAGATCGATCATCCCCGCGACGCCGTTCATCGGGGTGCGGATCTCGTGGCTCATCGTCGCGACGAACTCGGTCTTGAGGCGCGAGGCCTGCAGCGCTTCGTCGAGGAGCCGCGAGAGTTCGAGCTGCGTGCGGCGGCGTTCCGTGATGTCGCGAACCGTCGAGATGATGACGTGCTGACCGTCGATCGTCGCGCTCTGCGACGCGACTTCGACCGGGAACGTGGTGCCGTCGCTGCGCCGGTGCATGCTCTCGAAGAGCAGGGCTGCGCGATCGTTGTCGGGCGGCGGCGTGGTGAAGTACATCGCCGGCGAGTCGGGTGCGCACAGGTCTTGGATGATCAGCGAGCGCATCGCTTCGCGCGTGTAGCCGTAGGCTTGCGCGGCGGCCTCGTTCGCTTCGATGATGCGCAGGGTCGCGCGATCGGTGAAGAAGATGAGGTCGGTGGTAACGTCGGAGAGCATGCGGTAGCGCGCCAGCGCCGTTTGTCGCTGCGCGAACTCGAACGTCATCCCGACGAACTCGTTCTCGACCGCCGTGACCTCGTCGTTGCCGCCGACGCGCTCGACGAGCGTCTCGCCGCCGCGCACGCGCCGGATCTGATCGGCGAGCAGGGCGAGGCGGTTGATGACGCCGGTGGTGAAGACTCGGTTGAGCAGGACCGTGACGGCGCCGACCACTGCCGAGCCGAGAATGAGCAGGAGCGCCCAGCGGAACCACATTCTGTAGGCCGCGTCGCTGCGCGCCGCATTGTCCGCCACTTCGCGCCCTTCGAAATTTGCGATTGCCTTCCGCAGGGAGCTCAGGCGCGCGGCCGAGGCGGGCGCCGCGAGCAGTGCCGCGGCGCGCCACTGCTGCCCGGCGCTCATCGCCGCGATCTCGTCGCCGCTCGCGGCGAGCTGAGCGAGCGCCGACGCGCGGATGCCGCCGAGCGCGGCGCGCTGGGCCGGCTCGTCGGCGACGGAGTTCTTCAGGTCGGCGAGGAGGGCCGGGACGCTCGACGCGGCGTTGCGGTAGGGTGCGGTGAGGCTGGTCTCCCCGGTCGCGACGTAGCCGCGGGCGCCCGTTTCGGCTGCTTCCACGGCCCCGAGGACCCGTTGGCTCTGCATGACCACGGCGGCCGAGGCCCGTTCCTGAGCGGCCGCGCGCGTCGATTGAGCCTCGATCCAAGCGAAGCTGAGCAGCAGAACGAACACCCACGCAAGCGGGACGACGGTCAAAACCGTCATCCGCTGGCGAAGCCGCAGCTTCACCCGATCTCCTCTCTACGTATCCTCGAGCACTCCGTCGCGGCGAGGCGAGTCCTCAACCGACCCTACCACGACGCCCCCTTGCCGAGGCGTTGACAGACGGTTAAGAAAGGGCCATTTTACCCAATTACTACATCGGCCGTTGGGACCGAAGTCCTGACCGAGCCGTGGGTCGGGGTCAGAAGACGAGATTCCGATCGGTCTTGAGATAGTCGGTCATCCAGGCGAACGAGTACGACCCGGGGTACCGGGCGGCACCGGCGTGATACGCGCGCGCAGCGTCCTCGAGACGGTTCGCGTGGACGAGCGTCATGACGTGCGTCGCCGCGACCTCGTGATGATGCTGTTCGCTAATGACCGATCGGCTCCACGCGAAGGCCTCGTCGATCCACGCGGCATCGATCTTCTTCGAATCCAGCGGAAAGGTGAGCGATGCGTTCGGCGGCTGCTCCTCGCAGCGGAACGCGACAGCCGCGCCCACTTCGCACACGGGCGTGAAGTAGTCGCGGAGCCGGTACATGCTCAGCGTGATCCAGCCCTCGTAGAAGTGCAGGTAGTCCTGATGAAAGACGTGCCCGATACCGGGCAGCACGTGTCCGAAGAATTGACCGAGCACGTTGGCGACGAGATATTCGTGCTTCATGACGTCGACCATGAGAAACTCGATCGGCTCACCGTCGTAGCGGTACCAGACGAGATCCGCCTGGTGCACCTCGACGCGATCCGCGACGTCCGCGATCGTCGCGCGATAGAGGTCTTCGTACGATTCGCCTTCGGTGCAGCGGCCTTCGAACGGCGTACCCTTCACGCTCGCCGTCATGACAGCATCCCATTGGAACAGATCGAACGCGCGGATCCGTCGGTTCCGCACGGCGCGCCGCGGGTTCGCCGCAAGACCGAGTGCCGACGGAATGGTGAGCGAGCCGAGGAACGTTCCGAGTTCGATCCATGCGCCCGCGCCGAGATACAGATGCGAGGCGAACCACTCGCAGTACGCCTGCTCCTCCGGCGCCGTCATCCCGACGTTCCACGTCCTCGATGACGGCGGCGACGCATTTTCATCGATCCCCGCGAGCTGTTCCTCGACACCGGTCACGCCCCGCCGCGTCAGCTCCGGATAACGTACGAGCATCTCGTACAGCGCGTGTTCGTGCTCCGCGCGAAACGTCTCATCGTTGCGAAACCGGCGATACGCGCCGAGCAACGTTGCGGGTGATTCTGTGGACACGAGCGCTCCTGGGGATACGGCGAGGGTGCGCAATGGTAGCAAATCGGGTCGGGCGGCTCAAGGTGGCCGGTCGCCGGCGAAAAAGCCATAGATTTCAACGCGTGGGAGCGTACGGGTCTGGTGGCCCGCCCGGTCTTCAAAACCGGTGAGGCCGTCGCAAGGCGGCTGGTCGGTTCGATTCCGACACGTTCCCGCCATCTGTGCCGGCTGCGGTTACTGCGCTAGGAACCAGCGGATGATGCCGGCGACCTTCAGGTATCCCGGCCCCTGACCCGCACCGCCGCCGCGAAGGAAGTTCGCGGCCAGCTCGAACGTCGCCGAAGCGGAGCGCGCACCACCCTGCACCGGTGCGCGCTTGCGCGCCTCGGCGTCTGCCTCGTCGGCCATCGCGCGCAATTGTGCGATCGTGCTTTGCGCGTCGGAACCGCTTCGCTGCAGTGCGCGAACGCGTTCTGCGGCGTCGTTCAACACGGCAGCGGCCTGCCGATAGAGCGCGATCTGGGCGTAGGTGCGCGCCGTTTTTTCGAGCTCGTCGAGGAGACCGTCGAGTTTGCGCTCGGCGTGCGCGACGTCGTCGGGCGTGCGAAGTGTGCGTCCCGCCTGCGCTTCGACGCGACGGAACGTGTCGCGCTCGTGCACCATGAGCGCGGCGAAGGAGGGAAACGCCTTCGGATCGTCGGTGCCGAAGATCCACGCTTCGTACTCGCCGTCGCCGTCGACGACACGCGGGTTCAGCAGATAGATATCCGGCTGCGTACTCTCGCTCAACGCGACGGCGTCGTCGAGAAACGCGAAGTCCGGCGACCACCGCCACCCATCGATCACGTCGCAGTGATGCGTCGCGAGCCGCTCGATTTCGTCGACCGGCACGATGCGATCGACGAATGTCCCGGTTTGCCGCCAGCCGTTGCTCGTTGCGAGGAAGGCGCGGTACGAGGGCGGGAGCGCAAGTCCGAGCCGGGATTCCGCCCTCGCGATCTGCTCGGGCGTTGCCGGTGCGAATCCCATCCATCCCGACTGCGCGACGCCGGCGGGCAGATCGTAGTACCGCGAATCAGGGCTCGCGAGCAGTTCGCGGCTCCACTCCTCGAGAAACGCGCGCCATTCGGGCCCGGTCACGGCAAGCAGAAGGTTCGCTTCGGGTTATGCCTGTTCGCGCACGGGGAAGCGCTGCGTCTCGAGCTTCAGGCGCTGCAGCATCGCCGGCGTCGGAAGCTTGATGTCGCGCGCGAGCTTCAGCCACGCGAGGACTTTAATCGTCCACCACGTCGCGTCGAATTCGAACCAGCGCAGGCCGTGGCGTGCCGAGAATGGGAACGCGTGGTGGTTGTTGTGCCAGCCCTCGCCCCAGGCGAGGATCGCGACCCACCAGTTGTTGGTCGACTTGTCGCCGGTGCGGAACGACTGGTAGCCGCTGTGGTGCGCGGCGCTGTTGACCAGCCACGTGATATGATACGTGAGCACGATGCGGACGAAAACGCCCCACACCAGCCACGAGACGCCGCCGAGTGCAAGCAGCGCGACCCCGAGCACGATCGTCCACAGCAGGTACGTCTTCTCGAGGAACTGATAGAAGCGATCGCCGGCGAGGTCGGGCGCGAGCCGGGCCTGTTCAGCCGGCGAGAGCCGCGCTTCGTTGGGGCGGTAGAGCCACTCAAAATGGCTCCACAACAGCCCGCGATTGATGTCGTGCGGATCGCCTTCTTTGTCCGTGTGCGCGTGATGCGCGCGATGCGTCGAGATCCATTCGATTGGGCCGCCTTGAAGCGCCAGCGTGCCGAGGATCGCCGCCAGATATTCGACCGGCTTGACGACCTTCAGGCTGCGATGCGTGAGGAGCCGGTGGTAGCCGAGCGTGATCCCCCAAGCGCCGGTCACGTAGTAGAGCGCGACCATGACGACGAGCGCGCTCCAGTGGAAGGTGCCTGGGATGAACGCGCAGAGCGCGCCAAGGTGGACGACGGCGAGGCCGGTAAACGTCACCCAGCCGGGAATATGGGGCTTCGCGGATTGCATTGCTTCCGAAAGGTGCGCCCTCCGTCGCCTGAATCCTGGCAAGGAGAGCGCACCGGTCGCTTACGGAACGAGCGCGGCGTCGAGCGTGATCGACTTCACTGCGCCCAGCGCCTTGGAGATCGGGCAGCCGGCCTTCGCACCGTTCGCGAGTTCGGCAAATTGTGCCGCGTCCAAGCCCTCGGCGCTCACCTTCGTCGTCAAGTGGATGCGGTCGATCTCGAAGCCGTCCGGCAATCTGTGAAGGTTGACGTTCGCGATGGTGTCGATCGACTTCGGCGGATGGCCTGCGCGGGTGAGTGCGAGGCTTAGCGCCATCGAGAAGCAGGCGGCGTGCGAGGCGGCGAGCAGTTCTTCGGGATTCGTGCCGGGGTCGCCGGAGAAGCGCGTTCCGAACGAGTACTCGGCGTTGACCTTCCCGCTCCCGGCGGCGATCGTGCCGCGACCCTTGGCGATGTCGCCCGTCCAGTGGACGGACGCGGTGCGTGCGATATCGTCAGGCGTGTTCATGCCTCTCAGAAAAATCCACAACCGCGCGACGGTTGCGGGGGGTTGTTCGGCTCGATGATCGACGTGCACACGCACCTCCACCCGCCCCGCCTGTTCGCGGCGATCAGGCGCTGGTTCGCGGAGCGCAGCCCGTGGGAGATCCAGCATCATCCGACCGAGCCGCGCGCGGTCGCGCAGGCGATGCGCGACGCCGGCGTCGAGACGTTCGTCTTCTGCTCGTACGCGCACAAGCCGGGGATCTCGCGCGAACTGAACGCGTGGCTTGCGCAGACCGCGCGCGATCTCGGCGCGGGGGCGTTCGCGCTCGCGACCGTCCACCTCGACGATCCTGATCCGGCGGGCGACATGCGCGAGGCGCTGCGCGACGGATGCATCGGGCTCAAGGTGCACGAGAACGTCCAGCGCCTGCACCTCGACGATCCGCGCTTCGCGCCGGTGCTCGATGCGGTCGCCGCGGCCGAGGGGTTCGTCCTCGTGCACGTCGGCGCGATCCCGTGGTCCGACGACACGCACGATGGCCCGGCCCGCATCGCGCGCGTGCTCGCGGCGCACCCGCGCCTGCGGATCGTGGTCGCGCATTTCGGCGTCCCCGATTCGCTGCGCTATATCGAGATGGCTGCGCAGGAGCCGCGGCTCTTTCTCGACACGACGATGGTATTCGCGCGCGAGTCGCCGATGCACGTGTTCTTTCCGCACGACACGATCGAACGCGCCGCCGGCCAGATCGTCTACGGCACCGACTGGCCCAACATCCCGCACGCGTACGACAGCGAACTGCGCGCGCTGGAGGCGATGGAACTCTCGCCGGGCGCCCTCGACGCGATCACGCGCGAGAACGCGCGGCGCTTGGCGCCGGCGCTCGCGCGCTCGGCGCCTTGACGCGCGGCAAACCGTCCGCGTCGAGCTGCGTCCCCACCAGCAGCCGCAGGAAATACCCATACGACGCGACGCCGCCGCGGACGCCGTTGCTGCGCAGGTAGCGGTCGTAGAGGTGCCACTGGATCGCGAACACTTGCGGCAGATAGTGGCGCAGAAACCGCGCGCGGCCGGCATCGAAGTCGGCGACCACGCGCGGATCGAGCCGATGTTTGCGGCGTTCGCTCTCGGGGAGTTCGCCGTACGTCCAATACGCACCGGAATACCGGATCAGTGGATCGCTCGAACGCAGGCACGCCAGCGTGCCGACGTAGTTCGCGTCTCCCTCGTCGGTGAAGCCGCCGACATGCGCCCACTCGTGTGCGAGCGCGCGCGGCACCTCGAACGGCAGAAATGAAGCGTTGAGCAGCGTCTCGAACGCGAACGGCGAGTACTGCCCGCCGATCCCTGCCGCCTCGTAATAGGGTTCGAGGATCGTGGGCTTCGGCCGCGTCACGCGCACCTCCCACCGGTCGCCGAGCCGCGCGATCAGCGGCGCGTAGGCTGCGCGCAGCTTTGCAAGGTCGAGCGTCTCCGCGTGCGCGGCCACGACGTCGCGATTGAGGATGGCGACGATGCGCGCGCTGAACTCCGCGACGCGCGCGTCGGTGACGGCCTGCGGCGCGAGCTCGATGCGCTGCGCGATCGTCGCCCGGCGATAGTTCCAGCCCCACAGCACCTCGAAGAGCACGACGCCGACGGCGACCCAGGCGATCGTGTGCGCGGTCAGCGCGCCGGCAGTTCGCAGGCGCCGTCCGCGCGGCGCACCGCGCAGCGCGCGCACCCACCACGCCGCGAGCGCAGCGAGCACCGCGAGCGCCTCGAGGTCGCCGAGCGGAAACGGCACCGCGTCGGTCAGCGGGACGAACGCGGCGTTCATCGCCGCGAACAGCCCGTTCGCATATCCGTGCTCGATCCAGCCGGCCGGGAGCGGCGCCGCCGCGGCGACGATCGCAAGCGCGACCGCGATCCCGTCGAGCAGCAGCGCGCGGATCACGGAAAGAGGTACGTCGTGAACGTCCCGGCACGGGTAAACCCCAGCCGTTCGTAGAGCGCGATCGCCGGCGCGTTGAAGTCGTTGACGTACAGCGAGAGGGTCGTCTCCGTGGCGAACAGCCGGCGCGCCGCCGCCGCGAGGGCGAGCGTCGCATACCCGTGTCCCCGTTGTTCGGGCGGCGTCCACACGCCTTGCACCTGCGCAGTCGCCGCGCTGCGCGGGCCGACGTTGCATTGAAAACGCAGGTCTCCGTCGACGACCCACACCCACCACGCCCCGGCCGCGATCGCGCGCCGCACGCTCGCGACGAAGCTGCCGCGGTTCGCGCGCGGATCGTAGCCGAGCTCGTCGAGGATCATCCG is a genomic window containing:
- a CDS encoding vWA domain-containing protein, whose product is MQQTTQTPYVDDAPVTTTGFSSVEFAENPEPRCACILLLDTSGSMQGEPIAQLTLGLRSFKDELAADPLASKRVEIAVVTFGDGAQLLADFADAGSFEPPALAAGGLTPMGAAIRDALGRLAARKESYRTNGIAYYRPWIFLITDGEPTDDYLAAAQEVRAGEERGAFSFYAVGVNNANMTKLAQIAPPKRPPVKLDGMRFRDLFVWLSKSMRTVSRSSVGDKVKLEPLGWTTTQT
- a CDS encoding OsmC family protein produces the protein MNTPDDIARTASVHWTGDIAKGRGTIAAGSGKVNAEYSFGTRFSGDPGTNPEELLAASHAACFSMALSLALTRAGHPPKSIDTIANVNLHRLPDGFEIDRIHLTTKVSAEGLDAAQFAELANGAKAGCPISKALGAVKSITLDAALVP
- a CDS encoding SMI1/KNR4 family protein produces the protein MTGPEWRAFLEEWSRELLASPDSRYYDLPAGVAQSGWMGFAPATPEQIARAESRLGLALPPSYRAFLATSNGWRQTGTFVDRIVPVDEIERLATHHCDVIDGWRWSPDFAFLDDAVALSESTQPDIYLLNPRVVDGDGEYEAWIFGTDDPKAFPSFAALMVHERDTFRRVEAQAGRTLRTPDDVAHAERKLDGLLDELEKTARTYAQIALYRQAAAVLNDAAERVRALQRSGSDAQSTIAQLRAMADEADAEARKRAPVQGGARSASATFELAANFLRGGGAGQGPGYLKVAGIIRWFLAQ
- a CDS encoding amidohydrolase family protein — protein: MIDVHTHLHPPRLFAAIRRWFAERSPWEIQHHPTEPRAVAQAMRDAGVETFVFCSYAHKPGISRELNAWLAQTARDLGAGAFALATVHLDDPDPAGDMREALRDGCIGLKVHENVQRLHLDDPRFAPVLDAVAAAEGFVLVHVGAIPWSDDTHDGPARIARVLAAHPRLRIVVAHFGVPDSLRYIEMAAQEPRLFLDTTMVFARESPMHVFFPHDTIERAAGQIVYGTDWPNIPHAYDSELRALEAMELSPGALDAITRENARRLAPALARSAP
- a CDS encoding acyl-CoA desaturase yields the protein MQSAKPHIPGWVTFTGLAVVHLGALCAFIPGTFHWSALVVMVALYYVTGAWGITLGYHRLLTHRSLKVVKPVEYLAAILGTLALQGGPIEWISTHRAHHAHTDKEGDPHDINRGLLWSHFEWLYRPNEARLSPAEQARLAPDLAGDRFYQFLEKTYLLWTIVLGVALLALGGVSWLVWGVFVRIVLTYHITWLVNSAAHHSGYQSFRTGDKSTNNWWVAILAWGEGWHNNHHAFPFSARHGLRWFEFDATWWTIKVLAWLKLARDIKLPTPAMLQRLKLETQRFPVREQA
- a CDS encoding HD domain-containing phosphohydrolase, coding for MIAALVDDVRANLLIYEHVLARIAGIQTRSFTSSADALAWCEVTEPDLLVIDYRMPTPNGIEFIQQYRIMRPESETPIIMITGDFDRSVKNRALELGATDFLKKPTDPVELQARARNLLALRESRRKLQAHAHSLKEDIARAVADITAREEETIHRLMRAAEFRDETTGQHIVRLGHYAAAMGQALGMNAEEQRQLLLATPMHDIGKVAIPDSILLKPGRLTAAEMDIMRHHAEAGYDILKGSNSKVLQMAADIALGHHEKWDGSGYPNGIRGESIPLSARVCAVSDVFDALTSDRPYKYAWTVERAFAEIQRLAGLSFDPKLVALFFEIRPRILTIKEQFADDPVEVALARR
- a CDS encoding DUF3810 family protein yields the protein MIRALLLDGIAVALAIVAAAAPLPAGWIEHGYANGLFAAMNAAFVPLTDAVPFPLGDLEALAVLAALAAWWVRALRGAPRGRRLRTAGALTAHTIAWVAVGVVLFEVLWGWNYRRATIAQRIELAPQAVTDARVAEFSARIVAILNRDVVAAHAETLDLAKLRAAYAPLIARLGDRWEVRVTRPKPTILEPYYEAAGIGGQYSPFAFETLLNASFLPFEVPRALAHEWAHVGGFTDEGDANYVGTLACLRSSDPLIRYSGAYWTYGELPESERRKHRLDPRVVADFDAGRARFLRHYLPQVFAIQWHLYDRYLRSNGVRGGVASYGYFLRLLVGTQLDADGLPRVKAPSARAPAPSAARSRA
- a CDS encoding response regulator, producing the protein MKLRLRQRMTVLTVVPLAWVFVLLLSFAWIEAQSTRAAAQERASAAVVMQSQRVLGAVEAAETGARGYVATGETSLTAPYRNAASSVPALLADLKNSVADEPAQRAALGGIRASALAQLAASGDEIAAMSAGQQWRAAALLAAPASAARLSSLRKAIANFEGREVADNAARSDAAYRMWFRWALLLILGSAVVGAVTVLLNRVFTTGVINRLALLADQIRRVRGGETLVERVGGNDEVTAVENEFVGMTFEFAQRQTALARYRMLSDVTTDLIFFTDRATLRIIEANEAAAQAYGYTREAMRSLIIQDLCAPDSPAMYFTTPPPDNDRAALLFESMHRRSDGTTFPVEVASQSATIDGQHVIISTVRDITERRRTQLELSRLLDEALQASRLKTEFVATMSHEIRTPMNGVAGMIDLLLHTDLTEDQREFATTVKESADSLMVIINDILDFSKLEAGRVDLEAVDFEVAHVIESVVALLNMSAKQKGLAISLKISPRIPARISGDPARLRQILLNLVANAVKFTERGSITIRASVESASDDALVLRFSVADTGLGISEEAQGRLFQPFVQADGSTTRRFGGTGLGLSISRRLVELMGGRISLQSTEGKGSTFTFTARFRNALAGEGIPLAPKQRGRLLIVDDDPEIRDVLQRYASSWGFSVRHVSSAPAALTALIDATGEARPFDIVLIDCVLPRIDGLGLVQMIRDEPRSGEPATIMMTAYDAATRREQASAAGCAAYLVKPIAPSDLHDLISSVMSERRIAALPAGALPPPTPAALPRPSGRARILLAEDTPTNQRVATLQVQRLGYAVDVVNDGSEAVEAVKSNSYDLVLMDCQMPVMDGYTATRRIREHEVETGRHITIVALTANALERDRRACFDAGMDAYLAKPLQSEALKDLLEQWLPHVDPVEATAS
- a CDS encoding lmo0937 family membrane protein encodes the protein MLWTIIVVLFVLWLLGFAIHIGGSLIHLLLVVALVLLVFNIVTGRGARV
- a CDS encoding Hpt domain-containing protein, producing the protein MMHLPDLNYARLDDITGGDPEMNGELVRIVVEDAASAIDALAAALDARNTESAASRAHQLKGMCANVGAERLSEAALRVERAVAGGEWSAALALSDDVAAAFATLQTAAAEL